One Methanococcus aeolicus Nankai-3 DNA segment encodes these proteins:
- a CDS encoding radical SAM protein, producing the protein MRKKYLILKITNRCNLDCIYCYNMGHKINKNMDFTTAKNSIDYILNDGTELLKIQFTGGEPLLNFELIEKVISYCKKEYKTKNISYAVQTNGTLLNNELIKKIKELNIKIGISIDGMDINDTLRPYKNGRPSTLDTLKGIYLLKNNSVPFGITTVITNKNLPHMVEFIQYLIALGIKSISFDLLKPKQKEHLNLMPNEEEFNKILKELKNYPIYIKNLQKRPKGKYCFLNTGDLLFVNEFGDIYPCPTMEGYFYMGNINKDNENNIKKNIKKFEVKNNKCFAREYLIKKF; encoded by the coding sequence ATGAGGAAAAAATATTTAATATTAAAAATAACCAACAGATGTAATTTAGATTGTATTTATTGTTATAATATGGGACATAAGATAAATAAAAACATGGATTTTACGACTGCAAAAAATTCAATAGATTATATTTTAAATGATGGAACGGAGCTCCTAAAAATTCAATTTACAGGTGGCGAACCACTTTTAAATTTTGAGCTAATAGAAAAGGTAATATCATACTGTAAAAAAGAATATAAAACTAAAAATATTTCCTATGCAGTTCAAACAAACGGAACATTATTAAATAATGAATTAATTAAAAAAATTAAAGAGTTAAACATAAAAATAGGTATTAGTATCGATGGAATGGATATTAATGATACTTTAAGACCATATAAAAATGGGAGACCATCCACATTGGATACTTTAAAAGGAATATATTTATTAAAAAATAACAGCGTTCCTTTTGGAATTACAACAGTAATTACAAACAAAAATTTGCCCCATATGGTTGAATTTATTCAATATTTAATTGCGTTAGGGATTAAAAGTATTAGTTTTGATTTATTAAAGCCAAAGCAAAAAGAACATTTAAATTTAATGCCAAATGAAGAAGAATTCAATAAAATTTTAAAAGAATTAAAAAACTATCCCATTTACATAAAAAATCTCCAAAAAAGACCAAAAGGCAAATATTGTTTTTTAAATACTGGGGATTTGTTATTTGTTAATGAATTTGGGGATATTTACCCATGCCCTACGATGGAAGGCTATTTTTATATGGGAAATATAAATAAAGATAATGAAAATAATATAAAAAAAAATATAAAAAAATTTGAAGTTAAAAATAATAAATGTTTTGCAAGAGAATATTTGATAAAAAAATTTTAA
- a CDS encoding vWA domain-containing protein: MGAMKRMEVSKGAISSLLMDAYQKRNKIGMISFRKEEAELILPFTSSVELGEKLLRNLPTGGKTPLSKAFFNSYEAIKNEIRKNPNIIPIALFISDFKPNVAMKDDYIKEVFDICEKFAEDEITVILVDTEPKSFIKIGIGENLAKKYGFEYYKIDDLNVGDIVGIVNNLAIGGNIDR, translated from the coding sequence ATGGGGGCAATGAAAAGAATGGAAGTTTCTAAGGGGGCAATTTCATCTTTATTAATGGATGCATATCAAAAAAGAAATAAAATTGGAATGATTTCATTTAGAAAAGAAGAAGCTGAGCTTATTCTTCCATTTACTTCATCGGTTGAATTGGGAGAAAAACTACTAAGAAATTTACCGACGGGCGGGAAAACACCACTTTCAAAGGCATTTTTTAACTCTTATGAAGCAATTAAAAATGAGATAAGAAAAAATCCAAATATTATTCCAATAGCCCTATTTATAAGTGATTTTAAGCCAAATGTTGCTATGAAAGACGATTATATAAAAGAAGTTTTTGATATTTGCGAAAAGTTCGCAGAAGATGAAATAACCGTTATATTGGTGGATACTGAACCAAAATCATTTATAAAAATAGGAATTGGGGAAAATCTTGCTAAAAAATATGGTTTCGAATATTATAAAATAGACGATTTAAATGTGGGTGATATTGTTGGAATAGTAAATAATTTGGCGATAGGTGGTAATATTGATAGATAA
- a CDS encoding ATP-binding protein, giving the protein MTMVFPFTAIVGQQKMKKALILNAINPKIGGVLIRGEKGTAKSTAVRALAELLPEIEIVKGCSFNCNPYGDMCDICKDKRKNGMLKTIKRKMKVVDLPIGSTEDRVIGTLDIEKAIKEGVKALESGILADANRNILYIDEINLLDDHIIDILLDAAAMGWNTIEREGINIKHPSKFILVGTMNPEEGELRPQILDRFGLMVDVEGLDDVKQRVEVIKMVEEFNKNPEEVYKQSEEENINLREKIENARKNLDSVNISDDLLELISKICIELNIPTNRADITVARTAKTIASFNSKDYVSIEDIKEACDLALPHRMRRKPFEPPQLNNEKIEEMINNFENEENEKEQNDKENDLKKN; this is encoded by the coding sequence ATGACAATGGTATTTCCATTTACGGCAATAGTAGGACAGCAAAAAATGAAAAAGGCACTAATTTTGAATGCTATTAATCCAAAAATAGGCGGAGTATTGATTAGAGGAGAAAAGGGAACAGCAAAATCCACAGCAGTTAGGGCATTGGCGGAGCTCCTACCTGAAATTGAAATTGTAAAAGGATGTTCATTTAACTGTAATCCATATGGAGATATGTGCGATATATGTAAAGATAAACGGAAAAATGGAATGCTAAAAACAATTAAAAGAAAAATGAAAGTTGTAGATTTACCAATAGGAAGCACAGAGGATAGAGTAATTGGAACGCTTGACATAGAAAAAGCCATTAAAGAAGGAGTAAAGGCACTGGAATCAGGAATATTGGCAGATGCCAATAGAAATATACTGTATATAGACGAAATAAATTTATTAGATGACCATATTATAGATATTCTTTTAGATGCGGCGGCCATGGGTTGGAATACTATTGAAAGAGAGGGAATAAATATCAAACATCCATCTAAATTTATACTGGTTGGAACAATGAACCCAGAAGAGGGAGAATTAAGACCTCAAATATTGGATAGATTTGGTTTAATGGTTGATGTAGAGGGATTAGATGATGTTAAACAAAGGGTTGAAGTTATAAAAATGGTTGAAGAATTTAACAAAAATCCAGAGGAAGTTTATAAACAAAGTGAAGAAGAAAATATTAATTTAAGGGAAAAAATAGAAAATGCGAGAAAAAATTTAGACAGTGTAAATATTAGTGATGATTTATTGGAATTAATTTCAAAAATTTGTATTGAGTTAAATATTCCTACAAATAGGGCAGATATTACTGTGGCAAGGACTGCAAAAACCATAGCCTCATTTAACAGCAAGGATTATGTTAGTATCGAGGATATTAAAGAGGCATGTGATTTAGCACTACCCCATAGAATGAGAAGAAAGCCTTTTGAGCCTCCACAATTAAATAATGAAAAAATAGAGGAAATGATAAATAATTTTGAAAATGAGGAAAATGAAAAAGAACAAAATGATAAGGAGAATGATTTAAAAAAAAACTAA